CTTTCAATCTAAGTTTTCAGTTGCCCTAATTGTGTTTCATTTTGTTGCAAATCTAGGTGTTGATGTGAAGAAGAATGTTATTATTACCATTTCTTCAGACAAAGGTCTCTGTGGTGGAATCAACTCTACATCAGTCAAGACAAGCAAAGCTATCTACAAGTTGACTTCTGGTATTTCTTGGAAGCCGATTCCTTATCTATGTTGTCATCAAAAGATTGGTTGCTATCTAAAGTCAATACATTCCTACTGCCACAGGTCCTGACAAAGAATCAAAATATGTTGTTTTGGGAGAAAAGGCAAAGGCCCAATTGATACGTGACTCAAAGAAGGACATTGCGTTATCCATAGCTGAATTGCAGAAGAATCCTTTGAATTACACCCAGGTCAGTCTCTTTAGTTTCTTGCCATAGGAAAagtattgttctttttttttgtttgcacaTCTGTGCATGTTATTTCAGATGGCTTATCTTGTTATATAACTACTATATGGAAAGCTCCATGCTATCTTCAAAGAAAATATAGTGAGCTCAAGGAGCATGGTTAAGATCTCTTCATCTGGTcaacaaggtttttttttggctttatgggtatatatatatacagcagCATGTTTCCATGTCTTCTTTAAGCCTTTGGCATAAGCTCATCCTGATAGTTCATGCTGATTTTGTTTGCTGATCCATTAAATGGCCAAGACAATGAGTTTGTGTATTGATGAGACCCCCCTCAGtcttttgttgaattgtttttggCTACTTTGAAATAAAACCTATGGCATTTATAAATGACTAGGTTGTATATTAGAAAATGTACAGTTGCTTTCCCCTCATATTCCATCCAAATTGTTGCCCTTTCAGGTCTCTGTTCTGGCAGATGACATTTTAAAGAATGTGGAGTTTGATGCTCTGAGGATTGTCTTCAATAAGTTCCAATCGGTTGTCTCATTTCTTCCAACTGTGGCAACCATATTATCTCCTGAGGTGATGGGATACTTCTAGTTCAATAAATGTGCACATTCTTTTTGTTCGTCACTTTCTTTGTTCTGCTTTTGGTTTTAAATGTTATATGAAGCTATTCTTACTTAGGTTGTGGAGAGAGAGGCTGAATCTGGGGGAATGCTTGGTGACCTAGACTCTTATGAGATTGAAGGGGGTGAAACGAAGTCAGAAATACTCCAGAATCTGGCAGAGTTCCAATTTTCTTGTGTAAGTCCATTTTTGGCTGAAAATAATTCTATTTTTGGGCAGTAGGATTGGGTTTACTGTTTTCTGGAACAATCAGATAATCTTTTATGAACTTTAAATCTTGATAGTTGACGCAGAGTGGCTTTAATTGACAATGTGGACCAAGTTTCTGGAACTAATCGATATTTTGATAAGTTGTCGAGCAGTAGTGCCAAAGCAATATATCTTACTGAATCTACCAAGCAATATTTCTTGCTGAGTCTGGCTTTAATTGCAATTAAGATcgatcatttttttaaaataactgtAGTTTGATTTAATTTGGACATTTCATGGACGAGAAGTTTGATCTCCACATTTTATGTTGCAACAATTGTCTAAATTTGGGCATGCTGTAGATGTTGCTGGAAAAATTTAGCTTCatcacctt
This genomic interval from Corylus avellana chromosome ca3, CavTom2PMs-1.0 contains the following:
- the LOC132176466 gene encoding ATP synthase subunit gamma, mitochondrial is translated as MAMAALRREGRRFAPLISPQPITAARSSVISGEQAPLGVRSISTQIVRNRMKSVKNIQKITKAMKMVAASKLRAIQVRAENSRGLWQPFTALLGDTPSVDVKKNVIITISSDKGLCGGINSTSVKTSKAIYKLTSGPDKESKYVVLGEKAKAQLIRDSKKDIALSIAELQKNPLNYTQVSVLADDILKNVEFDALRIVFNKFQSVVSFLPTVATILSPEVVEREAESGGMLGDLDSYEIEGGETKSEILQNLAEFQFSCVMFNAVLENACSEQGARMSAMDSSSRNAGDMLDRLTLTYNRTRQASITTELIEIISGASALEG